The Deltaproteobacteria bacterium genome includes a window with the following:
- a CDS encoding DNA methyltransferase: MKEGESNLLYYGDNLDILRRYVKDETVDLVYLDPPFNSNTNYNVLFAEKDGSKAASQIQAFSDTWTWNQESESTFAEIVMAGGKVSDCLQAFRNFLGECDMLAYLVMMAPRLAELRRVMRSTASIYLHCDPTASHYLKMLMDAVFGPINFRNEIIWKRTTSKSLMTRRLPSNHDVILNYQASPDACWNADAMFSAYDLANLDEKTTGKYCQRDKDGRLYQLDNLSNPNPDRPNLTYEFLGVTKVWRWTKERMQKAYEDGLVIQPSPGAIPRFKRYLDEQKGKPLDDVWTDIPPLNSQAAERLGYPTQKPVALLERIIRASCPEGGLVLDPFCGCGTTIAAAQALGHPWIGIDITHLAITLIKQRMKDSFGIEQGVRATPTGKVRETVAEYGAVTKRPFHVVGEPTSEPDAEALAASDPYQFQWWALGLVGARPVEQKKGADKGIDGRIIFQGDKPGTFESVILSVKAGKTGSTHVRDLKGVLEREKAAIGVLISMQEPPGPMKTEAVTAGFYESALWGKKYPKLQLFTVAELLAGKKIEMPPIRQVGATFKKAPKAGAEKKAEQQELQV, encoded by the coding sequence ATGAAAGAAGGCGAGAGCAACCTGCTCTACTATGGGGACAACCTGGACATTCTCCGCCGCTATGTGAAGGACGAGACGGTTGACCTCGTTTATCTGGACCCTCCTTTCAACTCCAATACCAATTACAATGTCCTCTTCGCGGAAAAAGACGGGAGCAAGGCCGCAAGTCAGATTCAGGCTTTCTCGGATACCTGGACCTGGAATCAGGAAAGCGAATCCACCTTTGCAGAGATAGTGATGGCGGGAGGGAAGGTCTCCGATTGCCTGCAAGCATTCAGGAATTTTCTGGGCGAATGCGACATGCTGGCCTACCTCGTGATGATGGCCCCGCGTCTGGCAGAACTTCGGCGGGTGATGAGATCAACTGCGAGCATTTACCTTCACTGCGACCCGACGGCAAGTCACTATCTGAAGATGCTTATGGACGCCGTTTTCGGACCGATCAACTTCAGGAATGAGATTATCTGGAAGCGGACAACATCGAAATCCCTGATGACGCGAAGACTGCCATCAAACCATGATGTCATATTGAATTACCAGGCTTCTCCGGATGCATGTTGGAATGCGGACGCCATGTTTTCTGCGTATGATCTTGCCAATCTGGATGAGAAGACTACGGGTAAGTACTGCCAGCGAGACAAGGACGGAAGACTGTATCAGTTGGACAACCTGAGCAACCCTAACCCTGACCGCCCAAACTTGACATATGAATTTCTCGGAGTCACCAAGGTTTGGCGTTGGACAAAGGAACGTATGCAGAAAGCGTATGAAGACGGACTTGTAATCCAGCCGAGTCCGGGCGCAATACCACGGTTCAAGCGGTATCTGGACGAGCAAAAAGGGAAACCGCTTGATGATGTCTGGACCGATATTCCGCCTCTCAATTCACAGGCGGCGGAACGTCTCGGATACCCGACGCAGAAGCCGGTTGCTCTCCTGGAAAGAATAATTCGTGCCTCATGCCCGGAAGGCGGCCTTGTCCTTGACCCCTTCTGTGGATGTGGGACCACGATTGCCGCCGCACAGGCGCTGGGCCATCCGTGGATAGGAATTGACATTACACACCTTGCCATAACCCTCATCAAGCAACGCATGAAGGATTCCTTCGGCATCGAGCAGGGTGTTCGCGCCACACCGACGGGAAAAGTGAGGGAAACGGTGGCGGAATATGGAGCGGTAACAAAGCGTCCTTTCCATGTCGTGGGCGAGCCTACAAGCGAGCCGGACGCGGAGGCACTGGCGGCCTCGGACCCGTATCAATTCCAATGGTGGGCGCTGGGACTTGTGGGGGCGCGGCCCGTCGAGCAGAAAAAGGGAGCGGACAAAGGTATTGACGGGCGGATCATCTTCCAAGGGGACAAGCCAGGCACCTTTGAAAGCGTCATCCTGTCGGTAAAGGCAGGGAAGACCGGCTCCACGCACGTCCGAGATCTGAAAGGGGTCCTGGAGCGGGAAAAGGCAGCGATTGGCGTTCTTATCTCAATGCAAGAACCACCTGGACCAATGAAAACCGAAGCAGTGACGGCGGGATTTTATGAGTCCGCCTTATGGGGAAAGAAGTACCCGAAGTTGCAACTTTTCACAGTAGCCGAACTGCTGGCCGGGAAGAAAATAGAAATGCCTCCAATCCGGCAAGTGGGGGCGACGTTCAAAAAGGCTCCGAAGGCGGGGGCGGAAAAGAAAGCTGAGCAACAGGAATTGCAGGTATGA
- a CDS encoding type II toxin-antitoxin system Phd/YefM family antitoxin, with translation MRSLSVSSARSNLTSLLDDVLINHETIIISRNGKPVAHLAPIPPDICREEAARFPLRGISISISDDFDEPVPGLWEALEQ, from the coding sequence ATGAGATCCTTGTCCGTATCATCAGCACGCAGCAACCTGACATCTCTACTCGACGATGTTTTGATAAATCATGAGACCATCATCATCAGCCGCAATGGAAAGCCTGTTGCCCATCTGGCTCCGATCCCGCCTGACATTTGTCGGGAGGAGGCTGCTCGCTTTCCGTTACGCGGAATTTCCATTTCAATTTCTGATGATTTTGATGAGCCTGTTCCGGGGTTATGGGAGGCATTAGAGCAGTGA
- a CDS encoding type II toxin-antitoxin system VapC family toxin, whose translation MIVLDTHVWLWWLHDPARLSPAADKLIQQEQASGALILSAISVWEVAVKIQLGKLAIPMDIHRWYYLARSYPATVIEPLSPLDAIASTLLPGNFHKDPADRIIISLARRLAVPLLTCDRKILDYEHVITVW comes from the coding sequence GTGATTGTGCTTGATACGCATGTCTGGCTCTGGTGGTTGCATGATCCTGCGAGGTTATCGCCGGCTGCTGATAAACTGATACAGCAAGAACAGGCCTCTGGCGCCCTCATTCTTTCTGCTATTTCTGTTTGGGAGGTGGCAGTAAAGATACAATTGGGCAAACTTGCGATTCCAATGGATATACACCGTTGGTATTATTTGGCCAGAAGCTACCCGGCAACAGTCATTGAACCACTCTCACCGCTTGATGCCATTGCCAGCACATTACTTCCCGGCAATTTTCATAAGGATCCGGCGGACCGCATCATAATTTCTCTAGCTCGAAGACTTGCCGTGCCGCTTCTGACCTGTGACCGTAAAATTCTCGATTATGAGCATGTCATAACGGTTTGGTAG
- a CDS encoding peptide-binding protein yields the protein MKPVIRAAVIIVGPLVIALFGLILLSCHQGEDSIRKRSDTGPAYGDIMVEGSIGDASNLIPLLASDSTSHGIAGMVYNGLVKYDKDLHIVGDLASAWEISRDGLVITFHLRKDVKWHDGRPFTAADVLFTYQATIDPRTPTAYAGDFLKVRKAEILDAHTFRATYDKPFAPALMSWSSAILPRHLLVGKDIAKSKLARHPVGTGPYMFKEWVSGQKIVLAANPDYFEGRPYIDGYILRIIPDMATMFLELRARGIDRMGLSPLQFTRQTENNLFRKNFNKYRYLSFSYTYLGYNLQKPLFADKRVRQAISHMINREEIIQGVLLGLGQVATGPYKPGTWAQNDRVKKYPYDPQRARELLAEAGWKDTNGDGILDKDGQPFTFEIITNQGNDVRSKCAEIIQRRLAEIGIIVNIRVIEWAAFVNDFINKRKFDATLLGWTIPLDPDIYDVWHSSKTAPEELNFVSYKNKEVDELLEKGRSTFDQEARKKCYDRIQEILAEEQPYAFLYAPDALPIIDARIRGVEPAPLGIGHNFIKWYVPKEEQRLVMTR from the coding sequence ATGAAGCCTGTCATAAGAGCAGCAGTTATAATTGTTGGCCCCCTGGTTATTGCCTTGTTCGGTCTGATTCTCTTAAGCTGCCACCAGGGCGAGGATAGCATCAGGAAGCGATCCGATACCGGCCCCGCCTACGGCGACATTATGGTGGAGGGCTCCATCGGCGATGCCAGCAATCTCATCCCCCTCCTGGCCTCCGACAGTACATCGCACGGTATTGCCGGGATGGTTTATAACGGTCTCGTAAAATACGACAAAGACCTGCATATTGTCGGTGATCTGGCGTCAGCATGGGAGATTTCCCGCGATGGATTGGTGATCACCTTTCATCTCAGAAAAGACGTCAAATGGCATGACGGGCGTCCCTTTACCGCCGCCGACGTGCTCTTTACCTATCAGGCAACCATTGATCCCAGGACGCCGACCGCTTATGCCGGCGATTTTCTAAAGGTAAGAAAGGCCGAAATTCTGGATGCCCACACTTTCCGCGCCACTTACGATAAACCCTTCGCACCGGCCCTGATGAGCTGGAGCAGCGCCATTCTTCCCCGACACCTGCTGGTAGGCAAAGACATCGCCAAAAGCAAGCTGGCCCGTCATCCCGTGGGCACGGGTCCCTACATGTTCAAGGAATGGGTATCCGGTCAGAAGATCGTCCTGGCTGCCAATCCAGACTACTTTGAAGGGCGGCCCTATATTGACGGCTACATCTTGCGCATCATCCCCGATATGGCCACCATGTTTCTGGAGCTGCGCGCCCGCGGCATTGACCGGATGGGATTATCGCCCCTGCAGTTTACGCGGCAGACGGAGAACAATCTCTTCAGGAAAAACTTCAACAAGTACCGTTATCTTTCCTTTTCCTACACCTATCTCGGCTATAATCTGCAGAAACCGCTTTTCGCCGATAAGAGAGTGCGCCAGGCTATCAGTCATATGATCAACCGGGAGGAAATCATCCAGGGTGTTCTGCTGGGTCTGGGGCAGGTAGCAACGGGTCCATACAAGCCGGGCACATGGGCGCAAAACGACCGCGTGAAAAAGTATCCCTATGATCCGCAGCGCGCCAGGGAACTGCTGGCCGAGGCCGGCTGGAAAGATACCAACGGCGATGGTATCCTCGATAAGGATGGCCAGCCTTTTACCTTTGAAATCATTACCAATCAGGGCAATGATGTGCGGAGCAAGTGTGCGGAAATCATCCAGCGGAGACTCGCCGAGATCGGCATTATCGTCAATATCCGCGTTATCGAGTGGGCGGCCTTTGTCAATGATTTTATCAATAAGCGTAAATTTGATGCCACGCTGCTCGGGTGGACGATCCCGCTGGACCCTGATATTTACGACGTCTGGCATTCCAGTAAAACCGCCCCGGAAGAATTGAATTTCGTCTCCTACAAGAATAAAGAAGTGGATGAGTTGCTGGAGAAAGGAAGGAGCACCTTCGACCAGGAAGCCAGAAAAAAATGCTACGACCGGATCCAGGAGATTTTGGCTGAAGAGCAGCCGTACGCCTTTCTTTATGCCCCCGATGCCCTGCCGATCATTGATGCGCGCATCCGGGGAGTAGAGCCGGCGCCTCTCGGCATCGGCCATAACTTTATCAAGTGGTATGTTCCAAAGGAGGAGCAGCGGTTGGTCATGACGAGATAG